The nucleotide window ATACCAATTATATGGAAATCTTATAAACTgtcattttcaataattttaatgactgcataaCATTCAACTGAGTGGAGATACATGTATATAggtgtgtatatatcacatttgaaccatatttttttcagtttaattagAACAATGTAATGAACATCTTCACAGAAATGGCTTTTTCCGTTATTTTGAATTACTTCCTTAGGAAAATGTCTAACAACGAGACCAGTGACTCAAAGAAATATTCTAAGGACTTTCTCTACTCAATAGTAAAATCTACCATAGAATCAACTGGTTCTatgttttttcaaatttagaGTAACAGTCTCATAGCATTGCTTCACTGAGTTCTTCACTTCAGAACCTTGTTTTGGAAGTGCAGAACTTAAGGTGAGCAAAAAGGTCTTATGGGTGAAAATAATTCTCGTAACGCCAGAGAATTCTTTATTGTGGGAAAAGGAGAACCACTGCAGACTTGAAGCACAGTGTACACTAAGGCAAGAGAACGGCTGAAAAGGGAGAACTAGTATTAAAAACCTCAATGGCTTTTTAGTgtagaaaaaaattccttctaCATCTTTTAGAAATACAGGTATCAGCAGGACCTTTCAGTTCAGGTTATGTTCATTACATTGTGATTTAAGTTAAAAAAGGTGCCATATAGTTGAAAATATCTGATCAAAGATGTCAAaggttttaaaagttaattttaaaaaatggccaaatatatatagaataaaaaattctgCACACTATATTACCTTCAGTAGTCTATTATTCCATAAAGGCTGAGCAGGTAAGGAGAAGAGTTTTTCCACTCCTCCTGTCTCTTTCCACATCATCAATTTCTTGGTGGGTGGTGCCAGATCCAAAGTAGTAACAATATCAGAATAATCACTAAGTTGGGCTCTAATTGTCTTACTATCCAACTCTTTGACACTGTCAACAAtcagcttcctcttcctcttggcttttgtttctttgactgGAATGACAGAAGAAAATAGTCATTTTCCTGTGAGGCCATCATGGAACACAGAGCTACCAGACTTGGTCTCATTGTATCCCTGCTTTTCTATATCCCTGGTAGAAAAGCCTCAAAAGGGCAGAGTCcgttttaaatactgtttttgcAGTTCCATGTTGGACAGAGGCTGGCATActataggtgctcaataaaaatctgctgaattaatgaatataCACAGACTttgggaaaaataagtaaaataatgcaaaagCCAGTATGTTTTGCCCATGTAGGTTTATACAGATTTGGGCTCAAGTCCTGGGTTTTAGGACTTACTATTACACCTGAATGACCATTAAGAAAAGTTAACTTTATCTTGCTtatctctttatttcctctttcaaataTGGCCAACCACTTACAggagttttaaaatacttaagttCTCCATAAAGGGTTGCAATTACTATGATTCTTAGTGGAAAAGTTACAATTCATATATGGCAGCTGTACAAGCagattaagtggaaaaaaaaaaaaaaaggtccataCCCAGTCAGATGGACCTGGAACTCCATCCCAGTTATTTACTGTATATTCATTTCTAATCCTTACTAAAACTGCAAAGTAGGTGGCATTATCTCAATTTCTTAAGATACAAATAAGTTCCTCAAGGTTTTATCCTGTCAGAAATGTTATATGCCCAatgatttttctccataaaatattCAGGTAAAGATGTTACTCTGGACAGCCTCTGTCCAACCCTTATCCTCCAGCtgagtttccttccttccctgaaaGTCAAAGTTCTTAAAACAGCTGGCAAAACCTGACCATCCTACTTTAAACAGTGCATTGTATTCACCATCCTGCCTCATTTACAGTTCGCTATAATACCTGTCACTAATACAGTACATATTTTACTTACCCATGCTCCACTAATTAGTACTTAACTTCCACGAGGATAAACACTTGttcattgttctatttttagtttctacaCAGAGTAGGTGCCTAGCAAACATTCTTTATAAATGAGAAGCCCAAGTCACAATTTTTGGTGATCAAATTCTTGGAGAAAACCTAAGAAGTCAGTCTTGTTCTACTTAAAAGCAATAACTGTATCTTGAATTACACTCTGATTTACCATAAACCATCTAGAAATTTTACCTTCACATCCAAATTACACATCTTAACATGCTTCTTTTACTGAGAAGCAGCACCCCCAATATGTTTTGCTATGTCTAATTTTAGAATCTGTCACATTtccagtcaaaaaaaaaaaaattctttaggcTTTCCCAGATTGTAGCCCAACTATTAAACAATCTAGAACTTTGGAACAGATAATCAATCTGTACTTCAGTGTGAAATGCTCTGTAATGTTTTCTAATTGTTACTCCTGTGACTTATTATTTTGGGACCCCAAAAGACTACGATACAGGTTAGCAAAAaaacttctgtatttttatatttcagaacTTCTACGGGTATTCTCTAAGATACCTAGATTGTAATTGAAAACTCTGTAATAGATGAAAGAAGCTTGGCTATCTATCTAAAACAAGAGTAACGGAATAGACAAGAACCAAAATTAAGACGTTATGTTCTGAATTTTGTAAGTCAAAACGTCTGTCTGCTCACCAGTGATATCAATAGGTTCCAAAGCAAAAGCTTCTTCCTCATTTGGAACAAGTGTTGTCTGATCAGTCATGGTTGGCATTGGTTCAACAGGATCCACTGAATCTGGACTATCAGGCCCACCcactataaaaacagaaatttgatCACAAAAAGCATGGGTATTTAATACATCTCCtacaaatgggggaaaaaaaatcccttgagaaatgaaagaaacccaCTGATACCAATAACAAATACTTTTCTAGTTATGAAGGAGGCCCTCCGGAGGTGAACCTGGAGAGGTTCAGGGTTAAACATGAAAGAGAATCAATAATCATAAGCACTGTTTTTAAGGAGCTTTATAACTCAGTAAAAGCTGGAACTTTTAGTTTGTGGTCTTCTACAGTAATACCTTTTCAGCTTCATATAATCATGCCCACGTCACTGAACAGGAAATGCTTACTTGATACGTTATCATCCTCATCCATATCATCATGTGCAGGCTGTTCTGGCAACATCACACCTGCCTCAGACAGGGCAGGGGGATCGTCAAAGATACCACCATCATTATTACTTATAAGTTTGTCATCTGAAATAGAGAATATAATTTAGTTAGTataacttgaaaaagaaatgccaaaagaATAGCCAATcactgggaaaataaaattacattaaaattaactgaattaaaaaatctGCATTCAACTTGCGTCTGTTTCTCTTCAAGGTAGCATACAAAAGTATAATggtataggaaaaaaattctattttctagcTCACAtctctctttaaaacatttaatatatcaAACACAAATACAGCAGTTTAAGAACTAGTAAAACTTAAAACTTTGAGACAAGCACCTTTAACAAAATCAGGTATTGCTGTAACATTTTAGGCTCTATTTTCACAGAACACTTGAATGAAATCAACTAGTCACAATCCACACAAGTATACCTAAAGAGTTGCTTATGACCCAGAATTAGCGACTGCTCTAATACACtgcaaatgaataaagaaatgttagAATAACGACCTTGTTGTCACCTACCTAATATACCACCATCATTTCCTTCTCCAAAATTGTCGTCTTTATATTGGTCTTCATATTCTAAATGATTAATTTTCTCATTCAGATTGCTGGTGCTCTGTTCAGGCTCTAACAGGAGGTTAGAAGCGCTAGTGCTCACTAACATGTCATCATCCTCAAAAGCACTTCCTTCTCTCATGATCTCACGATCATCCATTCCAAAGTCACCTGAACAAATTTTAGTTATCAGTTGAAATAAGTTACATTTACTGTTATAAAACAGCTAATGATTTCTTACAACTGGACTGTCACATTTGCTAACTGAAACCTTATTTGAGTATTAAAACATCcagtttaaaactttaaaacctATAGCATCTATATTTCATAAACTGATTATGGGGCATGATTAGCAAATTCAAACACAGGCTCCAAATTAAGGTTATCCTAAATAGgttaagtaaatttaaatatgtCTATAGGTTAGGTTGCATGAACATTTAGACTTAAACTTCATTAGAATGTGTTTTCATCAAGAAAGAATTTGGCTACCTGTTTTAAACACTATTCAAGAAGAATAGTAgatggggcgccagggtggctcagacagttaagcatctgccttcggcctcaggtcgtgatcctagggtgcTGGGAACGGCCTTGTAtggggctctgtgatcagcaggaattctacttctccctctcccctcaaccCACCCCACCTCTTGCTAGatcattctctctcaaaatcttaaaaaaaaaaaggtacataatgaaattatttccaagtgATTAGTTTAAAACTGGGCATTACTTCAGTGTTGGGACTTTTCACACAGAGACATATATAGGTTCTATCAGTATGCAAAGCAGGAATAGGCAAAGAATGAACTCAAGTTTGGTGCATAAATGGAAATGGCTGATGCTTAATATACTAGTAGGAAAGCAAATTCTTTTCTTGATGAAAAAGGATTAGATGAAATTTTGTCCTTCTGTCATGATAAATGTAACATatgtctgggttttctttttcaaatcacAAGTTGTGCTGCAACATAATTCTAACATTATTAGCTAGTGGCTAGCGATTTGTTTCTCTATTACCAAAATCATTTTCTTGTAGAATACTGATGTTCCCAACTTCTTCTCTCATGGTTATTTCTTCCACTCTACTCTGGTTCAGGCTGAACTGCTGGGCCACATCAATGTCactttaaaagaatttcaaatacattttagtcTTAAGTCTCAGTGCAatgcataaggaaaaaaaaatcctaattctCTCTACAAGgaaaaaacatacatacaaagtCATCATGGTTTATAAGCCCTaatatttgatttgtatttagATTTAAAAACCATCACAGCAAGCAAAACAGAATTTGCTGAAATCACTACCTAGGTAATGTAATATACagaggaaaaacttaaaaatgaagtctAGGTAGGTATGGGTTTTCATCAGGGTCATGGTATGAACTCTGAAGTTACCCAGCTTTTCTAAGAGTGTTTCTTCCTCTAACAAATTAATCTCtcatattgtttaaaaatattaaataaaagacatGTGATATTAAGCAAAAACGTGGAATTACCATTGGCCAAATTCAGAATGAAAAATACTTCAAAACAAATGACCAGGTTTATTCAGGAAACAAATGGCAAGTAAAAGGATGAGAGACATCTGAGACATATCAACTAAATGCAGTCTGGATAATCTGTAGAGACCCTAACTTaaacaaactgaagaaaaaaaggcCTGTGTGTTAACTGGGGACATTTGAATGCTGACTGAATATTACATTaagaaattactagaacttataggtGGGATGTTATTATGGATAGATTTAGAAAATTCTTTACCTCAAAAGAGATACTGAAGTATTTACAGAGGAAGTAAGGTACCTactctttaaaataatccagtggGGGTTGGAAGGTGAGTTGGGGAAACACATATGAAATAAAACTGGCAACATACTCATAACTGAAGAAACTGGTTTATCGCTATATGGGGCTCCTAATACTAATCTTTCTGCTTTTTAGCCGCTAAATTTCcacaatgaaaactttaaaaaaatacattagaagagagagaaaaaaaaaagcagctagaCAGTACCTACATTAACTCACACAcatcaaaataaatcataaataggAGTCATAGATCATTTTAAGCAGCAGAGAAATTTGTCCCTAAACATGGCGCTTGGTGTAAAGGGTTTCTTGGTTGTCAGTTGTGCTACTAAATCACACAGGAAGTTAGAGGCACATTCCCCGTCATGGTAAAGACAGCTGAATTTTGAGGACTTGAGAAAAGGGAAACACACTACACTATTCTGCTATAATAGCCATCTCTGTACAACCTTCCCCTCTTAAATGTATGTTGTGAcatgatcttttctttctcttgaaagagttatctatatttaaaaaaaaaaaggagagaaactgtGGCTCAGTATAGCCTGGCAAAGATGATAACCAGTAGATGACTTTATTATCTCCAAAGAAAAATCATGAAGCAATAGTTCATACTCACTGATATCATTATATAAAGCAGACACCTGGAAAACTGTTTAGTTTACACAAGCTTTGGCCTAAGCACATCAGAATTCTCCTATCTTAGCTTTGTTAAAGTTGGTATCTATACAAGTTTCTAGGTTACATGTTTCATATTTATACACTATCCTAATTGAAAGCATATGCATTTTAACCTCATGTTAACTTGATGACAAAATATTCCAAGGAAAACTGTATGCTTGATACTAGTAATGTTATTTGTAGACCAAGTCAACAAttaaaagagggaggagggacataCTCTAAGTCAGGCAGTGGCTGATCAAAGTCATGAAATTCTTCAGGTAAGGTAATAGCATTGTAAGCAGCTTCTCGATTTTCCTCAGGCAGGTCAACAACACCTGGAAGAGAAATGGTAAGCGTGAAGGCCTAAAGGTTATGCCACAGATTATCTAAAGAACAAAGGAAGGTAAAGTCAGTATAATTTCCTAAGGTTACAGTCTAAAAAGATTGATAATATATGCAAAGTACCACTGAAGCCCaagtacttttgtttttctataatcaTAAGCCAAGCTACTTGCTTTTCCAAAAACAAAGTCAAAGCACCACCTATGCATTAAGGTGATGTCTTTAAAAGGACATATCAACAAATGACAGTTTTCTCAATAAACATGAAATTTATAAGAGGAACGAATACAAAGGAGCACCCTATTAAAGAGGAGTTGGTTATTTTAGGGTAAGATTATTTTACATTACATTAattatttctctatattcttcAAGTGGTCTATACTAAAAATGCACTGcttttaaaggcaaaaataaaaagcatggtTATTGAAGCAAAATGCAATTAGCATCCATGTGTTAGAAATCATTCAAGTATCACAGCCTCTGCCTAAAcatctttggtttttgttttgtttcaagtttttatttaaattccagttaatatagAGTTTAATACTAGTTttaggagaatttagtgattcatcacatatAACACTTACATCTAAAaagtgcccaccttaatacccatcacccatttagctgaccccccacccccacctcccatccagcaaccttgatgtttgttctctatagttaagtgtctcttatggtttgcctccgttttctttcctgtttacctgtttcgtttcttaaattccacatgagtgacaTCAAATggtatttccctttctctgacttattttgcttagcttaagCTAGCTAACACTCTAgctagctccatccgtgtcactgcaaatggcaagatttcattctttttgatggctgaatactTCATTGTGTATGTGGGTGTACATAGACACCTCCCCCCcaacatcatctttatccattcatcaacggacatttgggctctttccataatttggctattataggtaatgctgctataaacactggggtgcatgtacccctttgaattatagtgtttttgtatcctttggataagttcctagtagtgcaactgctggatcataaggtagttctttaatttttgaggaacttccatactgttctccagagtggctgtaccagtttgcattcccaccaacagtgtaagagggttccactttttccacaaccttgccaacatctgttgttccctgggttgttcattttagccattctgacatgtgtgaagtgatatctcattgtagttttgatttgtatttccctgatgagtgatattgaccatcttttcatgtgtcagttagCCATCTGTATAAACatcttacttttaaataaaatcttagatcTCAAAATCTTCACtgttcatatattaaaataaagtactAAAATATAGCCGCTGCAGAAACTACTGTATAAGGCATCTCTCCTATacactgattattttaattacaataaaCTTTCATCAGtgccttaaaaaattataaagtgatACATGAATTCAGATAAATACCAATTATTACCTATGGAAATTTGGTTCCTAGAGCCCAGCTTTAGAATCAATCATTACCTAAgctcaaacaacaaaaaactatagaaaacatttaataaatgtctcaagttaaaagtgaattttaagaatatgctaaaattattcagaaaaaaattttaaaccctaagattttcttttctgagctacattaaaaaaaaaaaaccatgtaacagttttcaactttttgacTCTTCAGTTCTATAAAAGCTGATGAAAAGGGGTTAAAAAAAGGAGTGATTGtcaaaattccaaatgaatgaCAGACGTGGGTTTCTTCCCTTGAACCACTGCCTCTCCAAGCCTTGCCCTATTTTTGAAGGGATCTAGAATATATGCTTTGCAGTTTTTCACACCACATAAAActccaaggtttaaaaaaaataaataaggcaacgATACCTGGCCGAAAAGCCATCTTTATCTTAATGAATGCTTCATTACAGTCTGCAAGGAGGTATTTGGCTTTTCTGTGATAGATACGAACTACTCCCAGTAAGAGGTGTCCTGATGTTCGGAGTGCCATCTTCACCTATGagcaaaattttaatattaatctaatttataaagttaattttttggttttagaGGTAATCATACTTCAAAAGCTTGTATTCTGTGCAATTTATAGGCAGCTTTTACTTTATCATTTATGTGAAGTTTCCTAATAatcacttatatttattttattcatgccTTTACCTGTAAATCCTGAGTATCCACAAAGAACACACCAGTAGTAATTCATTAGTTAACACAGATATGAAGGTAGCTATGAAGCAGGTAGTAAAGTACTCCACAGATCGCTGTCACAAGCACATTAAGGAATATGGAGCACTTTTGGGTTGCCAATCCGTAGCTCTTGCTCCTTGCTGGCTAACTGAACTCTGATTATGTTTGGGAAGTGAACGTCCCCAGCCTTGAAGAACTGACTCATTCCTCTTTGCTAATGCTTCTTGAGTGGGCACAAAACCCAGTTCGACCAACAAGAAAAACGAGTGAAGTAATAAGTCCGTTTCTGAGAGAGATTTTCCCAATAAAAGAAGAacgcctgcctctttcttctcccttcctgtgtTGTGAGCATATGGGGTTTGGAGCTGCTTGTAGTCACGAGGCCGTAAGTATAAGGACAAGAAACCAACACAAGATTGGtgagtcctggggcgcctgggtggctcagtcagttgggcatccaactctcagttttggctcaggtcatgatctcaggattgtgggatcgagccctgcatggggcttatgctcagtgcagagtctgcttggggctctctctccctcttcctctgcaccccctccaaaaaaataaatctttaaaaagaaaaaaaattggtgagTCTTTTAGATGAATGACATCATTGAACCGCTCAACTAATCCTAAATCTTCCTATTTCTAAACTTCTAGTTAAGTAAGACTGTTAATTtccttattgtttaagccacttttcACTGAGTTTTTATCAGTTGACTGGAAGGCAAACAAACTAATAAAGGATAATGGTAACCCATCTTTTTTCACAAGAAAATATActcctctgcctgtttttttcaAGGTAGATCTCAATCAACACTTATGTGGGATCCACTGTGTGAGATGCAGTagttgggaaagaagaaaagcaagcatCCAATCTAAATAGAATGATTCAAAATTCCTCTGGCtataatatggaaaaatttttgagaaCAAAACAACATGAACTCAAACTTTCccagactattttccaaatcATACCATAAAAAACCTCAAATTCTAAAGTAGCAAATAAAGTTAATCATTTGCTTAAAGTTATGATTAAtgttacttataaaataaaacgCTATCTTTAAGTTATATGTGTACTGTCAAAACAGCAGCCTAGGATTCTATTTGTAATGATTCTCAGGCTCTACATTTATGGCAAATTCACATGACTTACAGCACAAGTTATGAAATTTACTGCTCTAAATTCTtaggtatttaaaattataaatttgtgaTCAAATCTAGACTTACATGAAAAATCCTTGATATGAAAAGTAATACCCAATTAAAACACTGCAACtaatggaaaaagagaatctaCTTTTATGATGTGgttttaggaaatttaaaatactgactACACCTTCACTTTAAGAAAGGAGGAGGGGTTTAAAACTCTGCGTGCCATTATCTTGTAAAGGATTAGCAACTTTGAAAAAAGGTGGTTTGGGCAAAAGCTTTCTTTGTATATTAGTTTGGTTCAGAGTTTAACATAGGAATAGGTAAAATGAAGTATGGCATTTTTGTTGAGCTAGCTCATGTTAAGAATGTAGGTgtaggtgcgcctgggtggcacagcggttaagcgtctgccttcggctcaggtagtgatcccggcgttgtgggattgagccccacatcgggcttcctctgctatgagcctgcttcttcctctcccactccccctgcttgtgttccctctcttgctggctgtctctatctttgttaaataaataaataaaatctttaaaaaataaataaaataaataaagaatgtaGGTGTAATAAGGAATACAGGCTACATACCCAGAAAAAGCTCTAGAGATTACCAGTGGCTGTTCCaatggaggggtgggggtaggaggggCAAAAGGCAC belongs to Ailuropoda melanoleuca isolate Jingjing chromosome 9, ASM200744v2, whole genome shotgun sequence and includes:
- the RAD21 gene encoding double-strand-break repair protein rad21 homolog yields the protein MFYAHFVLSKRGPLAKIWLAAHWDKKLTKAHVFECNLESSVESIISPKVKMALRTSGHLLLGVVRIYHRKAKYLLADCNEAFIKIKMAFRPGVVDLPEENREAAYNAITLPEEFHDFDQPLPDLDDIDVAQQFSLNQSRVEEITMREEVGNISILQENDFGDFGMDDREIMREGSAFEDDDMLVSTSASNLLLEPEQSTSNLNEKINHLEYEDQYKDDNFGEGNDGGILDDKLISNNDGGIFDDPPALSEAGVMLPEQPAHDDMDEDDNVSMGGPDSPDSVDPVEPMPTMTDQTTLVPNEEEAFALEPIDITVKETKAKRKRKLIVDSVKELDSKTIRAQLSDYSDIVTTLDLAPPTKKLMMWKETGGVEKLFSLPAQPLWNNRLLKLFTRCLTPLVPEDLRKRRKGGEADNLDEFLKEFENPEVPREEQQQQHPQRDVIDEPIVEEPTRLQDSVMETSRTTFDESAMPPPPPQGVKRKAGQIDPEPVIPPQQVEQVEIPPVELPPEEPPNICQLIPELELLPEKEKEKEKEKEDDEEEEDEDASGGDQDQEERRWNKRTQQMLHGLQRALAKTGAESISLLELCRNTNRKQAAAKFYSFLVLKKQQAIELTQEEPYSDIIATPGPRFHII